The following are from one region of the Paenibacillus sabinae T27 genome:
- a CDS encoding methionine ABC transporter permease, with the protein MMSTTVTTDQFMQAIVDTIYMVGMSLFVGSLIGIPIGILLVITRPGGILENKILYTMINPVINIVRSLPFIILLVAIIPFTRLIVQTSIGTSAAIVPLIIYIAPYIGRLVENSLLEVNPGIMEAAEAMGATPFQVIWHFLLPEAFGSLILSLTTATIGLIGATAMAGTVGGGGVGDLAIVYGYQRFDTVVVIATVVVLIIFVQGIQSFGNILARKIRRY; encoded by the coding sequence ATGATGTCAACTACAGTTACAACTGATCAGTTTATGCAGGCGATTGTTGATACCATTTATATGGTGGGGATGTCCCTGTTTGTAGGGTCTTTAATTGGAATACCTATCGGGATTTTACTTGTGATTACCCGTCCGGGCGGGATTTTGGAGAACAAAATCCTGTACACCATGATAAATCCGGTGATCAACATTGTCCGCTCCCTGCCTTTTATTATACTGCTCGTTGCCATTATTCCGTTTACCCGGTTGATTGTTCAGACTTCAATTGGGACAAGCGCAGCGATCGTACCCCTGATCATTTATATCGCGCCCTACATCGGACGCTTGGTAGAGAATTCTCTGCTTGAAGTCAATCCGGGAATTATGGAAGCGGCAGAGGCGATGGGGGCTACACCTTTTCAAGTCATCTGGCATTTTTTACTACCCGAGGCTTTCGGATCGTTAATTCTGTCCCTGACGACGGCGACGATCGGCTTGATTGGCGCGACCGCGATGGCGGGAACGGTTGGCGGCGGCGGAGTCGGAGACTTGGCGATCGTATATGGATACCAGCGATTTGACACCGTTGTCGTAATTGCCACTGTTGTTGTCCTTATTATTTTCGTTCAAGGAATTCAGTCATTTGGCAACATTTTGGCGAGAAAGATTCGCCGTTACTAA